Below is a genomic region from Billgrantia tianxiuensis.
AGGTGACGCGGTTGCCCGACCAGTTGTGGAAATACTCATGGGCGACGATTCCCTCGACCCGCTGGAAGGTGGCATCGGTAGCGGTGTGCGGATGGGTCAGCACCGCCGCAGAGTTGAAGATGTTGAGCCCCTTGTTCTCCATCGCGCCCATATTGAAGTCGTTGACCGCCACGATCATGAACAGGTCGAGGTCATACTCGCGGCCGTAAGTCTCTTCATCCCACTGCATGGCACGCTTGAGCGAGGCCATGGCGTGGTCGGTCTTGCCCAGGTTCTCCTCCTCGACCCAGATCTGCAGCGTGACCTCGCGTCCACTCATGGTGACGAAGCGATCCTCCACCTTTTGCAGGTCACCGCCTACCAGGGCGAACAGGTAGCTGGGCTTGGGAAAGGGGTCGTTCCAGGTGACGAAGTGGCGCCCCCCGGGCAGCTCGCCCCGCTCTACCGGGTTGCCGTTGGAAAGCAGCACCGGCAGGCTCGCCCGATCGCCGATCACCGTGGTGGAAAAGGTCGCCATCACGTCCGGACGATCGGGGTAGTAGGTGATGCGGCGGAATCCTTCGGCCTCGCACTGGGTGCAGTACATGCCGTTGGAGAGATAGAGCCCTTCCAGTGCCGTGTTCTCCTGGGGCGCGATCTCCACCTCGGTATCCAGGCGGAACCGACCGGGCGGGTTGTGCACGGTCAATCCGGTATCGCTCAGTGTGTATTCGTCGTCGGCCAGTACCTGGCCATCGATGGCGATACGCTTGAGTATCAGTTGCTCGCCATCGAGCTGCAGTGGCGCGTCGCCTCCGCTCTGCGGGTGGCGCTCAATTTGCAGGCTCGCCTTGACGCTGGTAGCGGCGGGGTCCAGTTCGAAGGTCAGCTCGACATGAGACACACGATAGGCGGGCGGCCGGTAGTCGTGGCGATGGGTCGGCTTGGGTTCAGACATCGGGAATGGCTCCTGTCCATGGTCGACGCCCATTGTACGGTTGCCGGCTCCCCAACCTCAAAGGCGCTTGCCCTCAACGCCGGATCAGGCGCACCGCTGTGCTGCCGGGCTCTGGCCGCGTCACGATCCACAACCCCAGCAAGGCCAGACCAGACACCAACAGTAGCTTCAGCCATACCACGCTGAGCGTCACCAGCAGCACCAGGATCGAGAAGGCCAGCATCAGGCCGGCAATCCATTTGGCATGGCGGGGTATGGCGCGCTCCCCTCCCAAGCCACCACGGTGGGGCCAAAACGTGGATGCTCACGTATCCACGAGGCAAAACGCGGCGAGCCACGGGAGGCCGCCCATACCGCCAGCAGCATGAAGCAGGTCGTCGGCATCAATGGCACGAAGACGCCTACCACGCCGAGCGCGAAACTGGCCCAGGCCAAGGCGATATAAAGGGCTCGACGAAGCGAATGCATGCATGAAGCTCCAGATTCGGCATCTTTGCTGCTGCTTCCATTGAAGCCCATCTCCCTCTGGCAGGCCAATCGGCTAAGGCTATGGACCTCTTCGTAAAAAAATCACTGCGTAAAAAGAAAGCCCGCCCGAAGGCGAGCTGACAGACCCAAGCCACTTTTACTGAATGGGAATCTCGCGGCGATTCGCTTTCACCTCGCCACTGCGCGGCACCCTTATCTTGAGTATGCCGTGATCGAAGGATGCCTTGATCTCCTCGGTCTGCGCATCGGCGGGTAGGTCCAGCACCCTGCGGAAGTTGCCATAAGAGCGTTCGATACGCTGGTAGCGATCCTCCTGGGTACTGCTCTCCTGGCGTTTCTCGCCTTCGATGACCAGGCGGCTGTCGTCCAGGGTGAGCTTGATGTCCTTCTCTTCCACGCCAGGCACTTCGACGCTGATCATGTATTCGTCATCGCGCTCGGCGATGTCGAGCTGCGGCCTCAACAAGCTCGGCATCTCCCCGAAGCGGCTCTCTAGGAAAGGCATGCCGAATTGACGCATGACGTCGTTCATCCAGCGATCGAGTTCCTGATGCAAGCCGACGAACGGTGTCAGCTCACTCTGCCTGGGCTCCACGGGAACCGGTACTCCGGCATCGCCGCGCTCGCTCCTGAACCAATTCCAGGGAGAGAGTTTGTGCAATTTCATACGCCACCTCCTGTTCGTGACAAGCCAATGTGACGCATCGGGCAGGCCTCACCGGCACTGCACTAGCACGAAGAGAATTGGTGGCGCCCAGCTGCTTTTCAAGGGGAGTTCGGACATCCCTTGCGCCAGGTCAAGTTTACCATCGACCACGACTGGCCGATGGCAAGCGCGGCGTATCAGTCGCGGAAATTGTCGAACTGAAGGGCCAGGTCGGGACCGCCCTCGCCGCGCAGCATGGCGATGACCTCCTGCAGATCGTCGCGCTTCTTGCCGGTGACGCGCACCTTCTCGCCCTGGATCTGAGCCTGGACCTTGAGCTTGCTGTCCTTGATACGCTTGACGATGTCCTTGGCTTCCGTCTGCTCGAGCCCCTGCTTGAGCTTGACCTCTTGACGGGCTCTGACACCGGAGAGCTCGGGCTCCTGCACGTCCATGCAGCGGGCATCGATGCCGCGAGCGATGAGCCGGTTGCGCAGCACGTCGAGCATCTGCTTGAGCTGGAAGTCGACCTCGGCTTCCAGCAGCACCGTATCGCCATTCAGTTCGAAGCTTGCCTTGACGCCCTTGAAATCGAAGCGCCCCTGAATCTCACGGTTGGCCTGATCGACGGCGTTGCTGGCTTCATGCTTGTCATATTCGGAAACGATATCGAAAGAAGGCATGGCGATGTCTCTGTTTGCCCAAACATGCCGGAAGTTTACCAGTCCCTCTCGATCCCTGCGCGCCTAGCGGGCTGTCAGTTCAGTCCGACAGCCCGCTCTTCCGTTGCAACGACAAGAGGCTTGCTCATCTGCCAGCCGGCACAGCCATCCTCGTAGTAATCCTCGAGCCAGCGTTCGAGGCGAAAGCCCATGCGCCGGTAGAGCCCCAGGGCAGCACGGTTATCTACCCGGACCTCCAGGCCCAGCGCGGTGCAATCGTAACGGACGGCGACCCGCTCCAGGGCTTCGAGCAGTTGGCGCCCCAACCCGCTGCCGCGCGCTTGCGGATGCACGCAGAACGAATAGAGCCGGGCGCGGCGGCTGCCACGCCGGAACAACAGGGTGCCGTATCCCACCAGTCTCTCCCCGTCATCGGCGACGAGAGTCTCGGCATGAGCGCGATTCAACAGGTGCCACAGCTGTCGACGACTGAAGCGATCGCCGCTGAAGGCCACCTGCTCCAGGCGATAAAGTGCGCCCAGATCCTGCGGATGGGCCTGGCGCAGGGTGACGTTCATGAAATTCTCCGGGACTGGCTGCAGCGATGTGGCAACAGGGCGATGACCATACGGACGACGACTGGGCCGTCAGTCATGAAATCATTTCACCTGTCGAAGCGCTTGTCGACTGCAAGATGCAACGGCATGCTGGCCGCATCCAGCGGCGTCATGCCGCCTCTTACACTCGAACGGAACTCGCCCATGTGCCCTTTGCGAATCGTCATCGATCGGCAGGAAGACTGGCAGCCCTACTACCCTTCCGAAGACCTGATCAGCGCAGATGATTTCCTGGCCCTGGATCGGCGTCATCGCGCGGCCGCCGACCAAGATCGCAGCACCCACGTGATCAACCTGTGCGGCGAACTCGATTACCTGGGTACCGGCTACTATGTTTCGCTGCTCGCCCAGGCCCGCGGTCAACGTGTGCTGCCGAGCGTCGAAACGCTCAACGAGCTATCGCGCAAGGTCCTGGTCGATCTGCAGTTGGATACGCTGGCACCGCTGCTTGGCGAGCTGGCACGCCAGGGACGCCTGGCCGGCGACAGCGTGACGCTGCGCGTGTTGTTCGGCGAGTGTCGAGAACCCGAACTTGCCCGGTTGGCGCGCAAGCTCTTCGAACGCCTGCCGTGCCCCCTGCTGGAGGCACGCCTGGTGCGGCGCCACGACCTGTGGCGGCTGGCCCGACTCAAGCCAATCCACCTTCGTGACCTCAACGCCGAGGAACAGGATCTCTTCGCCTCCGCCCTCAATCGCCACTCGCGCAAGGTATGGCGCACACCCAAGGCGCGCCGTCGCTATCGCTTCGACCTGGCCATTCTGATCGACCCCAAGGAGGCCATGCCACCGAGCAACAAGAGCGCGCTCAAGGCCTTCATCCGTGCTGGGCGCAAGCTAGGCATCGATGTCTCGCTGATCACTCGACGCGATGCAGGGCGGCTGGCCGAGTTCGATGGACTCTTCATCCGCGAGACCACGGCGTTGGACCATCACACCTATCGCATGGCCCGCTTGGCCGAGCACGAAGGGTTGGTGGTGATCGATGCGCCACGCGACATCCTGCGTTGCACCAACAAGGTCTACCTGCATGCGCTGCTGCGCGCCCGCGGCGTGCCGGCGCCGGAAGGCGTACTGCTCAAGCGCCGCGACCGGCGCCCGCTCGGCGAGCGAATCGCCGGCCTGAGCTTCCCTCTGGTATTGAAGATTCCCGACGGCTCCTTCTCTCGCGGCGTGGTCAAGGTCGAATCGCTGGAGCAGCTAGAGCGCGAGGCCCGGCGCCTGTTCGAGGACTCCGCTCTGCTGCTGCTGCAGGAGTGGCTGCCGACCGAGTACGACTGGCGTATCGGCGTTCTGGATGGGCAGGTGCTGTTCGCCAGTCGCTACTACATGGCTCGCGGACATTGGCAGATCTATGACCATTCAGGCGCACGGGTGAAGAGCGGCGGCTTCACTACCCACGACCCCGCCGAGGTGCCACCAGCCGTCATTCGGGCGGCACTCAAGGCTACCCGCCTGATCGGCAACGGGCTCTATGGCGTGGATCTCAAACAGACAAAGGATCGCGTCGTCGTCATCGAGGTGAACGACAACCCCAATGTCGACGCCGGCATCGAGGACAGCGTGCTCGGGCGCCAGCTCTACGAGCGCATCATGGAGGTCTTTTTGACTCGTATGGAAGCGCGGGTCGCGGCCAGGACGGAAGGTGCCCGCTAAACCAATCACACCCACACTCACCCACCAAAACAAATCAATTCAGCAATTTACTTCTTGGTGAACTATTCTTGTCGCCATTAAGAGACAGCGCAACTCCTTGATCTGAAAGGCTCAGAAAACTTCGGGCCTGATATGTCTCTTATTGGCGACATAATAACGCCACAGCGAACTACAATAATCCCTTCATTCCTCTCCAACTCACTGACTGGAAAGAGACTTTTCCAGTTGGCGTGGATGTTGCGTACCGTATGGCACGTTAACGAAACCAACTGGCCCTACTCGCCACCGGCGTCGGTTACCACCGGCGCGGTGGCGTTGATTGGATGAACAGGGCCCAATCAGCAAGGAGCGACGACGACCATGAAGATCACCATCTTCGGATCTGGCTATGTGGGACTGGTAACCGGCGCTTGTCTGGCCGATGTCGGCCATCGGGTCATGTGCGTGGACGTCGATGAGGCGAAGGTAGCTCGCCTCAACGCTGGCGAAGTGCCCATCTACGAGCCTGGCCTGGAGCAATTGATCGCAAAGAACAAGGCCGCCGGCCGCATCGAGTTCACCACCGACGCCGCCAAGGCGGTCGACTTCGGCCTGCTCCAGTTCATCGCCGTGGGCACGCCATCCGACGAGGATGGCAGCGCCGACCTCAAGTATGTGCTCAAGGTTGCCGAGACCATCGGTCAGCACATGCACGACTACAAGATCGTCGTCGATAAATCCACCGTACCGGTGGGAACCGCCAGCAAGGTGGAACGTACCGTTGCCGCCGAATTGGAAAAGCGTGGTCTGGACCTGGAGTTCGATGTCTGCTCGAACCCCGAATTCCTCAAGGAAGGGGCCGCTATCGAGGATTTTTCGCGCGGTTCGCGCATCGTCGTCGGCACCGACTCGGAGCGCGTCAGGAAAGCCATGCTGGAGTGCTACGGGCCCTACAACCGCCAGCGAGACAAGATGATGTTCATGGGCGTACGCAGCGCCGAGCTGACCAAGTACGCCGCCAACGCCATGCTGGCGACCAAGATCAGCTTCATCAATGAAGTCGCCAATCTGGCCGAGCGTCTCGGAGCCGATGTCGAGGAGGTGCGCCATGGCATCGGCTCCGACCCGCGTATCGGCTACAGCTTCATCTACCCCGGTTGCGGCTATGGCGGTTCCTGCTTCCCCAAGGACGTCAAGGCTCTGGCCCATACCGCCGAGGAGATCGGGCACCCCGCCGAGATGATCAAGGCAGTGGAGCGAGTCAATGCCCGGCAGAAGAACAAGCTGTTCGAGAAGCTCTGCCAGGCCTTCGACGGCCAGCTCGCGGGCAAGACCATCGCCATCTGGGGACTTGCCTTCAAGCCCAACACCGACGACATGCGCGAGGCACCCAGCCGCGCCTTGATGGAAGCGCTGTGGGAGGCCGGGGCGCGAGTTCAGGCCTACGACCCGGAGGCTTCGGACGAGTGCCGCCGCATCTACGGCGAGCGCGATGATCTGGTGCTGGCCGAGCAGCGTGACGACGCCCTGGAAGGCGCCCATGCGCTGGTCATCTGCACCGAGTGGAAGGCCTTCCGCACCATCGACTTCCCCGAACTCTACGAAAAGCTCGAGGAGCCGGTGCTGGTCGACGGCCGCAATCTGTTCCAACCCGATACCGTCAAGGCCGCCGGGCTCGCCTACTACGGTATCGGACGAGGTGACTCCGTGCGGCCCGTACTGGCCTGAGGAGTGACCATGTCCGCTACTCCCCGAGACCATACCACGGCCAGCCGGATCACCGAGCTGACGACGTTCCTGCTCGGCCTGTCGCTGCTGATCGTCATCATCAGCGAGCTGCCGGCGGATGTGTTTTCCCCCGAGTCGCAGAGTTTCTTCTTCGTCATCGGGGCGATTGCCATGTGGCGCTACTCATGGTGGGCCGTGCAGGCGGCGCGCTCGACCTGGTACAACCGGATGATCTTCCCGCGCCTGCGAGCGGAGGCCGATGCGGCGGGCGAGCTGGAGCGGCCACCGGAGCTATTCGTGCTCTGCACCTCCTTCCGCATCGAGGCCAGGGTCAACTTCCAAGTCTATGACGCTCTGATCCGGGAAGCGCGCGACTATGGCGTGCCGACGACCATCTTCGCCTCCGTCTCGGACCGTACCGACGTGGACGTCATCACTCATGTGATGGACGAGCACGGCTGGCCGCGGAACGTCGAAGTCCGCTACATGTTCCAGAAGGGGGACGGCAAGCGCTCGGCCATGGCCGAGGTG
It encodes:
- a CDS encoding YbaN family protein, which translates into the protein MHSLRRALYIALAWASFALGVVGVFVPLMPTTCFMLLAVWAASRGSPRFASWIREHPRFGPTVVAWEGSAPYPAMPNGLPA
- a CDS encoding Hsp20/alpha crystallin family protein, which encodes MKLHKLSPWNWFRSERGDAGVPVPVEPRQSELTPFVGLHQELDRWMNDVMRQFGMPFLESRFGEMPSLLRPQLDIAERDDEYMISVEVPGVEEKDIKLTLDDSRLVIEGEKRQESSTQEDRYQRIERSYGNFRRVLDLPADAQTEEIKASFDHGILKIRVPRSGEVKANRREIPIQ
- a CDS encoding YajQ family cyclic di-GMP-binding protein, encoding MPSFDIVSEYDKHEASNAVDQANREIQGRFDFKGVKASFELNGDTVLLEAEVDFQLKQMLDVLRNRLIARGIDARCMDVQEPELSGVRARQEVKLKQGLEQTEAKDIVKRIKDSKLKVQAQIQGEKVRVTGKKRDDLQEVIAMLRGEGGPDLALQFDNFRD
- the rimI gene encoding ribosomal protein S18-alanine N-acetyltransferase, translating into MNVTLRQAHPQDLGALYRLEQVAFSGDRFSRRQLWHLLNRAHAETLVADDGERLVGYGTLLFRRGSRRARLYSFCVHPQARGSGLGRQLLEALERVAVRYDCTALGLEVRVDNRAALGLYRRMGFRLERWLEDYYEDGCAGWQMSKPLVVATEERAVGLN
- a CDS encoding RimK family protein; the protein is MCPLRIVIDRQEDWQPYYPSEDLISADDFLALDRRHRAAADQDRSTHVINLCGELDYLGTGYYVSLLAQARGQRVLPSVETLNELSRKVLVDLQLDTLAPLLGELARQGRLAGDSVTLRVLFGECREPELARLARKLFERLPCPLLEARLVRRHDLWRLARLKPIHLRDLNAEEQDLFASALNRHSRKVWRTPKARRRYRFDLAILIDPKEAMPPSNKSALKAFIRAGRKLGIDVSLITRRDAGRLAEFDGLFIRETTALDHHTYRMARLAEHEGLVVIDAPRDILRCTNKVYLHALLRARGVPAPEGVLLKRRDRRPLGERIAGLSFPLVLKIPDGSFSRGVVKVESLEQLEREARRLFEDSALLLLQEWLPTEYDWRIGVLDGQVLFASRYYMARGHWQIYDHSGARVKSGGFTTHDPAEVPPAVIRAALKATRLIGNGLYGVDLKQTKDRVVVIEVNDNPNVDAGIEDSVLGRQLYERIMEVFLTRMEARVAARTEGAR
- a CDS encoding UDP-glucose dehydrogenase family protein, with the translated sequence MKITIFGSGYVGLVTGACLADVGHRVMCVDVDEAKVARLNAGEVPIYEPGLEQLIAKNKAAGRIEFTTDAAKAVDFGLLQFIAVGTPSDEDGSADLKYVLKVAETIGQHMHDYKIVVDKSTVPVGTASKVERTVAAELEKRGLDLEFDVCSNPEFLKEGAAIEDFSRGSRIVVGTDSERVRKAMLECYGPYNRQRDKMMFMGVRSAELTKYAANAMLATKISFINEVANLAERLGADVEEVRHGIGSDPRIGYSFIYPGCGYGGSCFPKDVKALAHTAEEIGHPAEMIKAVERVNARQKNKLFEKLCQAFDGQLAGKTIAIWGLAFKPNTDDMREAPSRALMEALWEAGARVQAYDPEASDECRRIYGERDDLVLAEQRDDALEGAHALVICTEWKAFRTIDFPELYEKLEEPVLVDGRNLFQPDTVKAAGLAYYGIGRGDSVRPVLA